Genomic segment of Edaphobacter bradus:
ATTATCGACATGCACGGCGTCGTTGGCAGCCAGAGCACCTCTGGCGATACCGGCCAGCAGAACACCAACCAATACTGGACGAACAGCGACGACCAGGGAAACACCGCCTACATGTGGTCGCAGATTGCGAACCACTACAAGGGCAATCTAACCATCGCCGGCTACGACCTGATGAACGAGCCGACCGGCGCCCCGAGCGATCAGGACGTCATCAACGCCTACAACAACCTATACAAAAGCGTTCGCTCCGCCGACCCCGACCACATGATCTTCATGGAAGGCACGTGGGGAAGCTGGAATTGGAACATGCTCCCAAACCCTTCGCAGTACGGCTGGACGAATGTCGTGTATGAGATGCACGAGTACCAGTTCAACGGCTCGCAGTCGAAGGTGGAACAGGGCTCGACCAATCAGGTGAACGACTTCAACAATCATGCCAACTACAACGTCCCGGGCTACATCGGCGAGTTCAACGACTTCGGCTACGGCTCAGGCACGTGGAACTTCTCCGTAAGCGCGTACAACAAGGGTGGCCTGAGCTGGACGATGTGGGCGTATAAAGCCACACATGGGCTGAACCCGGATAGCTGGGGCTTTTACGATCCCACCTACTGGCCGACGACACCAAACATCTCGACGGACTCGGCCTCGACCATCACCGCCGACTGGCAGCAATGGAAGACAACAAACTCATTCGGCCTGAACACATCTCTTGGACTCAGCGGAAATTGAGAACAGCGCGACCGTCGATAACGGCTCCTGGTTCAACATCGTCAACCAAAACAGCGGAGCCTGCGTGGATGCCGCCGGATGGGGCACGACCGACGACATCAGAACCGCAAAGCCACCCATGAGGAAATCGTGGGTGGCTTCGCTTTGCAACGACGAGCTAGAGCGGGTTAGTTTGGCTGGGCGAGGCGAAGCTGGCCCAGGTGGTAGGCAGCGTGGGTGGTGCGGGAGATGAGGACTGCGAGGCGGTTGCGAAGCGGTTCCTTGGCGAAGTCCTCTTCGGAGACCGCAGCGTGGCGTTCGAGCCATTCTTCGGGCTTGAGCTTTGTAAGGGCGGCGGTGAGTTTCTCGTTTACCTCGT
This window contains:
- a CDS encoding glycoside hydrolase family 5 protein; protein product: MHLPVSRDACSARTGFGVKLQPVRKGPGGIRHTLIALSAILFLQVGCSGGKSSVQSPAPPPAPSPAQMTMLHASGRSIVNANGQVVPLTGVNLGGWFIMEKWMCPLDSGSLPDTYSVIQELDNRFGVATEQSLITTYQQNWITTTDLDNIKNAGFNVVRVPVWWGQFYPINNVSNASWRSDAFTELDWLVTNATSRGLYVIIDMHGVVGSQSTSGDTGQQNTNQYWTNSDDQGNTAYMWSQIANHYKGNLTIAGYDLMNEPTGAPSDQDVINAYNNLYKSVRSADPDHMIFMEGTWGSWNWNMLPNPSQYGWTNVVYEMHEYQFNGSQSKVEQGSTNQVNDFNNHANYNVPGYIGEFNDFGYGSGTWNFSVSAYNKGGLSWTMWAYKATHGLNPDSWGFYDPTYWPTTPNISTDSASTITADWQQWKTTNSFGLNTSLGLSGN